One Streptomyces umbrinus genomic window, CGCGCTCCTCCAACCACGCCAGGACGGTCTCGGCCCGGTCGCGGTCGCCGGTGCGCAGGTGGGCCTCGACGAGGTCGGCGGCGAACGGCACGATGACGGGATTGCCGAGGCCACCGTCGGCGGCCAGCGCGCGAGCGTGTTCGAGATACGCGACGGCGACGCTGTGTTCGCCGTGGCCCAGCGCGACCAGACCGAGGGTGCCGGATCCGTAGACCTCCAGGGAACCGATGCCCAGCGGTCCGACCTCACGCCGGGTCCGTTCGATGCGTTCCTCACACAGCGCCCGTTCGCCCCGGGCCGCGTCGAGGCGGGCCAGGCTCAGCAGGCTGTAGCCGATCGCGCCCATCTGGCGCAGTTCCTCCGCCCAGCGCAGCGCCTCGGTCGCGTCGGCGTAGGCAGCGGACCACAGCCCGGCCCAGCGATCCAGCTCGCCGCGTGCGCCGAGGGCGTACGCGAGCGTGGCTGGGGCCCCGGACCGGCGCGCTGCGTTGATCGCGGAGGTGAGCACCCTGCGGGCGGTGTCGTCGTCCTCCAGCCATCCGCACACCCGGCCGATCAGCACGAGCGTTTGCTGCGTGTCCACGGCATCCGCCGATTCCAGAGCCGTACGTGCCGACTCCAGCCACCGACGGGCGGCTGTCACCTGCCCGGTGAGGGCCAGAGCGAACGAGGCGCAGGCGGAGATCTCCAGGGGCAGCTCGGCGCCTTCGCCGGGCCCCGCCAACGCGGACGGTGCCTCCACCGAGCCATGCCCGTCCGGAACCGCCGGCCCCGAAGGCCCGGCGGACGCGGCGGGGTGTCGGCCGTCAGAGGGTGAGGCAGGGGCCCGCATCGACGGTGGGGCTGCCGCCAGCTGGGCGGCCTCTTCCGCATCCCTCAGAGCCAGGCTGCCCTTCCCGGACATGGCCGCGGACAAGGCCGCCTCGGCGAGGAGTGTGCCTGCCCGGGCCGGATCGATGGTGCGGACGGCATCGGCAGCGTCGAGCAGTTGATCGTGGGCACGCGCAACCTGTCCGATCCAGATCAGCACACGACCGCGGACCAGCGCTATGTCCGCGCGCAGCAGCGGATCGGTGGTCTCCGCAGCGGCGGCGTCGCACCACGCCGCGGCATCGTGCGGCAGTCCACCCAGGTGCGCATCCACGGCAGCCCGCAGCAACCGCTCCACCCGGAGTCGGCGGTCCGAGGTCAGCTCCGCTGCCCGCCGCAACGCCCGCGCCGCCACCCCGAATCCGCTGCGCTCCCGCGCCCGGTCGGCTGCCGCGTCCAGTGCCGCAGCGACCTCCTCGTCCGGCCCGGAGGCCGCCGCGGCCCGGTACCAGACCCGCACCTCGCCGGTGGACGCCCCGGCCAGCACCCGGTAGACGTCGAGCCGGGCCGATGGAGTGAGGCCTTCCAGCACCACCAGACGCAGCAACGGGTGGCGCAGGTCCAGGGCCTTGCCCGTCACCGTCACAAGGCCCGCGGCATGCGCCGGGTCGACATCCGCCGGAGACAGACCGACCGAGGCGAAGGCCCTGGCCAGTACGTCGGGGGCTGCGGAGCGTCCCGCCGCGAGCAGGGCCAGCGCCCGTCGGGTGCGCTCCGGCAGCATGTCCAGCCGGGCCGTCCACGCGCGGTGGAGCTGCTGTCCCATGGGAAGAAGTTCCGGCATGGGCCGCATCCCTGATAATTGGCCCGCGCTCAGACCCGCCGCCGTCTCCAGCAGCGCCAGCGGGTTGCCCCCGGTGGCGCGTACCAGGTCGGCCAGCACCTGGGGCGACGGAGCGACGCCCCGGCCCGCCAACAGCTCGGCACACACGTCGGCGGGGAGGCCGGCCAAGTCGACGCCCGGCAGCCCCGAGGCGGTCGGCTCAGGGGCGTCGGACCGGACGGCCAGCACCATGGCCACCCGTTCGCTGGACAGCCGCCGCGCCACGAAGAGCAGCACCTGCCGCGACGAGGCGTCCACCCACTGCAAGTCGTCCACGAGCACGACCAGGGGGGTGGCATCCGCGGCCGCCGCGAGTACGTTCAGCGTTCCCGCGCAGACGGCGAGGGAGTTCGGGGGCGGGCCGGCCGCCAAGGCCAGGCACACGTCCAGCGCGGAGCGCTGGGCCTCCGGCAGGTCCGCCAGCCCCACGCGGAAGGGGGTCATCAGATCGGCGAGCGCCGCAAAGGGCAGCACCGACTCCGACTCGACGCCGCACAACCGCACCACGCGTGCGCCGCGGGCAGAGGCTCCGACGCTTGCGTAGTTCAGCAGCGCGGTCTTGCCCATTCCCGGCTCACCCCGCAGCACGAGCGCGGCACCGCGCTCTGCGACCGCGATCAGCAGGCCGTCCAACAGCAGGCGCTCCCGCTCCCGCCCCACCATCACCTGCTGATCCGCCACCTGAGCCGCCGCCCCGTCCCCACGCCCTGTGCGCTCGCGCTCCCTGGACTCACTGAAGCACAGACGACAGTTCGCCACAATTGTCTGCAACAGACCCCTATCAGAACGACGTTCGCGGAATGGCAGACAACGAGCCCAGCCACTGTCCTCATCCGCTCCCGCGTGAATCCCGCCGTTGCACATCGGGTCGCAGCGCCTACTGCTACGCAGCCCGGCCAGTGCAAGCCGAACCGCGCCGTCTTCGCGAGTGCGCTACGCCGACTGTCCCTCGGCTCCGCCGTAGAGGGCGGATTATGTCTGTGCCGTCGCGGTGGACGTTGTTCGCTTTCCGGAGCATGCTTCAGGAAGCGTGATGGAGCAGGACGTATCGACGGACTCGCCCATCGGCTACGGGGGCGATCATCATGGACGGCAACGCTGTAACCGGCGCTTCGACCAGGACGAACGTGGACGTGGTTCTGGAGGGGGGCGGCGTCAAAGGCATCGCTCTCGTCGGTGCGCTGAGGGAGCTCTGCGCGGCACATACCGTGCAGCGTGTGGCCGGTACGTCGGCGGGAGCCATCGTCGCGGCACTGCTGGCGGCCGGGTACACCGTCCCGGAGTTGGAGCAGGAGATGCGGAGCCTGGACTTCGC contains:
- a CDS encoding helix-turn-helix transcriptional regulator, whose amino-acid sequence is MADQQVMVGRERERLLLDGLLIAVAERGAALVLRGEPGMGKTALLNYASVGASARGARVVRLCGVESESVLPFAALADLMTPFRVGLADLPEAQRSALDVCLALAAGPPPNSLAVCAGTLNVLAAAADATPLVVLVDDLQWVDASSRQVLLFVARRLSSERVAMVLAVRSDAPEPTASGLPGVDLAGLPADVCAELLAGRGVAPSPQVLADLVRATGGNPLALLETAAGLSAGQLSGMRPMPELLPMGQQLHRAWTARLDMLPERTRRALALLAAGRSAAPDVLARAFASVGLSPADVDPAHAAGLVTVTGKALDLRHPLLRLVVLEGLTPSARLDVYRVLAGASTGEVRVWYRAAAASGPDEEVAAALDAAADRARERSGFGVAARALRRAAELTSDRRLRVERLLRAAVDAHLGGLPHDAAAWCDAAAAETTDPLLRADIALVRGRVLIWIGQVARAHDQLLDAADAVRTIDPARAGTLLAEAALSAAMSGKGSLALRDAEEAAQLAAAPPSMRAPASPSDGRHPAASAGPSGPAVPDGHGSVEAPSALAGPGEGAELPLEISACASFALALTGQVTAARRWLESARTALESADAVDTQQTLVLIGRVCGWLEDDDTARRVLTSAINAARRSGAPATLAYALGARGELDRWAGLWSAAYADATEALRWAEELRQMGAIGYSLLSLARLDAARGERALCEERIERTRREVGPLGIGSLEVYGSGTLGLVALGHGEHSVAVAYLEHARALAADGGLGNPVIVPFAADLVEAHLRTGDRDRAETVLAWLEERARSTGLAWPAAAAGRGRVLLAGDGDEAEACYAVAEVAHRRREMPFEAARTQLCLGEVLRRCRRPAAARLPLLAAHATFQSLGARPWTARAAVELAAAGERPTPGTSAPAFDRLTPQELQVARTIADGMNNVETAAALFISHKTVEAHLTRVYRKLGVRSRTELTRILMSHGLVPAPPG